One window of the Cydia splendana chromosome 18, ilCydSple1.2, whole genome shotgun sequence genome contains the following:
- the LOC134799687 gene encoding uncharacterized protein LOC134799687, with product MTDPKKESDDKSSHLLSRYLRPERFDVEPTAPAAGDKWLHGLYNLTLNEQKCNFSKSSISLLGYTVRDNVIEPDKDRLEPLIKLPLPRNTAELKRALGLFAHYAKWVHNFSEKIQPLINNSNFPLDVNAQRSFQLLKSDIKKAALVAIDDKETLTVETDASDYALAATLSQNGRPVAFFSRTLSDCERKHASVEKEACAIVECLRKWRHYLIHRHFILITDQKSVSYIFDQNHTSKIKNDKIERWRLELSCYKYDIIYRPGAQNTAADALSRVCAFMNNNKLYELHDALSHPGISRMYHWIKLKNLPYNLDDVKKMTASCRVCAEIKPRFAKANGTLIKPLSPFERLNVDFKGPLPSNTNNKYILTIIDEFSRYPFAYACPDTSSATVIKCFKELFFEYGQPLYIHSDRGSCFMSEEIQSFLKKCNIATSRTTPYNSQGNGQVEKLNGTLWRTIQLSLKSKNLPIENWEQVLKLSLHCVRSLLCTSINATPHEKLFNFPRRTPVGESLPSWLVPGPVLLKKFVRSKTDPYVEEVELLHSNPNYSYVRRRNGQESTVSNRHLAPLPLSDDEGSIPDGTATDGGSDIPTLDEEQENPVDAGTLNNDQEIYSTPPQEAPPSRIFRRSTRSKKMPQHLNDYILDLNEEIIEGENDI from the coding sequence ATGACGGATCCGAAGAAAGAATCAGATGATAAGTCATCGCATTTATTATCGAGATATCTTCGACCGGAACGGTTTGACGTTGAACCTACGGCCCCCGCGGCTGGAGATAAGTGGTTGCATGGGCTGTACAATCTCACACTAAACGAACAAAAATGTAATTTCAGCAAAAGTTCCATCAGCCTCCTTGGATACACTGTCAGGGACAACGTTATTGAACCAGATAAAGACCGACTGGAGCCtctaataaaactaccgttacCGCGCAATACTGCAGAATTGAAGAGAGCTCTAGGGCTATTTGCTCACTACGCTAAATGGGTTCATAACTTTTCGGAAAAGATTCAACCTTTGATTAACAATTCCAATTTCCCTTTAGACGTAAATGCACAGCGTAGTTTTCAACTTCTTAAATCTGATATTAAAAAGGCAGCATTGGTTGCTATTGACGACAAAGAAACCTTGACGGTGGAGACTGATGCATCAGATTATGCTCTAGCCGCGACATTATCACAAAATGGTCGACCGGTTGCGTTCTTCTCGAGAACTTTGTCGGACTGCGAGCGCAAACATGCTTCCGTCGAAAAGGAAGCCTGTGCTATCGTCGAATGCCTTAGAAAATGGCGCCACTACCTTATTCACAGACATTTTATCCTTATCACTGATCAGAAATCCGTAAGCTACATTTTCGACCAAAATCATACTAGCAAAATCAAAAACGACAAGATTGAAAGATGGAGGCTCGAACTGTCATGCTATAAGTATGATATTATTTACAGACCAGGGGCTCAGAATACTGCTGCTGACGCTCTTTCAAGAGTTTGCGCGTTTATGAACAATAATAAGCTATACGAATTGCACGATGCGCTTTCTCACCCTGGGATTTCTAGAATGTATCACTGGATCAAGCTAAAGAATTTACCATACAACTTAGACGATGTCAAAAAGATGACTGCTTCATGTCGCGTATGCGCAGAAATCAAACCACGCTTTGCCAAAGCAAATGGCACTTTGATTAAACCTTTATCGCCCTTCGAACGCTTGAATGTAGATTTTAAAGGACCTTTGCCTTCgaacacaaacaacaaatatatTCTAACAATAATTGATGAATTCTCACGCTACCCTTTCGCATACGCATGTCCTGACACATCTTCGGCGACTGTCATCAAGTGCTTCAAAGAACTTTTCTTCGAATATGGCCAGCCCTTATATATACATAGTGACAGAGGATCCTGCTTCATGTCGGAAGAAATACAAAGTTTCCTCAAGAAATGTAACATTGCCACTTCTCGCACTACTCCCTACAACTCTCAGGGTAACGGGCAAGTGGAAAAGCTTAACGGCACCCTCTGGCGAACTATACAGCTGTCCTTAAAATCGAAGAACCTGCCCATCGAAAACTGGGAACAAGTCTTGAAACTTTCTCTCCACTGCGTACGATCGCTCCTTTGCACTTCGATAAATGCCACTCCACACGAGAAGCTATTTAATTTCCCTAGGAGGACACCAGTCGGCGAGTCGCTTCCATCATGGCTCGTTCCGGGACCTGTCTTACTTAAGAAATTTGTTCGATCGAAAACAGACCCCTACGTAGAAGAAGTCGAGTTACTACACAGTAATCCGAACTACTCGTATGTACGACGACGTAATGGCCAGGAGTCTACCGTATCTAACAGACACTTAGCGCCTCTTCCCTTATCGGATGATGAAGGCTCTATACCCGACGGAACGGCTACTGATGGAGGATCTGATATTCCCACATTAGACGAAGAACAAGAAAATCCTGTTGATGCAGGTACACTTAATAATGACCAAGAGATCTACAGTACTCCACCACAAGAAGCTCCGCCTTCACGGATCTTCCGTAGATCTACGAGGTCTAAGAAGATGCCTCAACATCTTAACGACTACATCCTGGATCTGAACGAAGAAATCATAGAGGGGGAGAATGACATATAA